The Salinibacterium sp. M195 genome includes a window with the following:
- a CDS encoding DUF1353 domain-containing protein, producing the protein MPFTDRHGATLFGLPLIYRLGRDFQVAEEFGWRDPRDSGRVLTIPAHDLTKPPGEGNSTDFASVPPFLWGLIASFGKQTLPAVLHDSLTHNARQAPADQRLELRRTADEDFRIALIDSGVHQLRARVMWASVGMERYARHAGALGVAIITQLSLGVLAIIGAVVLGIIATPFWLLLAAAPAIAALAWGRNLNLVLSASYLGALYAPLVAAAFIGSRLEQLLATVIWVGTGTPGPVPEAEPTLRWPDRGTTLPPK; encoded by the coding sequence ATGCCATTCACCGATCGCCACGGAGCCACGCTTTTTGGCCTTCCCCTCATTTACCGTCTTGGCCGGGATTTTCAGGTTGCCGAGGAATTTGGTTGGCGTGATCCGCGCGACAGCGGGCGTGTGCTGACGATTCCGGCCCACGACCTGACCAAGCCACCTGGCGAAGGCAACAGCACCGATTTCGCCTCGGTGCCGCCGTTTCTGTGGGGGCTCATCGCGAGCTTCGGCAAACAAACCCTGCCGGCGGTGTTGCACGACTCACTCACACACAACGCGAGGCAGGCTCCCGCCGATCAGCGGCTAGAACTCAGAAGAACCGCTGACGAAGACTTTCGGATTGCCCTCATCGATAGTGGAGTGCATCAGCTTCGCGCTCGCGTGATGTGGGCATCCGTTGGCATGGAACGCTATGCCCGCCATGCCGGCGCCCTCGGCGTCGCGATTATCACCCAGCTGAGTCTCGGAGTGCTCGCCATTATTGGTGCCGTCGTCCTGGGCATCATCGCAACACCGTTCTGGCTGCTGCTTGCGGCAGCTCCCGCCATTGCCGCGCTGGCGTGGGGTCGCAACCTCAATCTCGTGCTCTCCGCCAGCTATCTGGGCGCGCTATACGCACCACTGGTCGCTGCCGCGTTCATTGGTTCGCGCCTTGAACAACTATTGGCAACTGTCATCTGGGTCGGAACAGGAACCCCCGGCCCGGTACCCGAGGCCGAACCGACCTTGCGTTGGCCCGATCGCGGCACAACACTGCCACCGAAGTAG